The proteins below are encoded in one region of Lactuca sativa cultivar Salinas chromosome 3, Lsat_Salinas_v11, whole genome shotgun sequence:
- the LOC111918583 gene encoding protein ABA AND ROS SENSITIVE 1 — MDAQAKKKALYRAKLKAQKQDKRIDSPLVRYNESDQPVCRVCDIVLKSDSAWGAHQISAKHREAIKNVKANAAAASKVNNVKPGGSTESGKIKPVDSVKSQIEPPQPKPQSVLPSNFFDKPDTKRQKNEISNAKLMENDKKKKVVGGVQVQVANVSNVENKRVSETIDAEIEGSETRTLPEGFFDDKDADLRARGITPVKLDIKDEYKEFEKLIQEDLKEVDNRLEEEEYDAAEMIEEAETAEQRSCRERVELFKRKKLELKATKSGKQKQSKASQVVEKESSVDESSSDVDSDDDVDWRAKHL, encoded by the exons ATGGATGCTCAAGCAAAGAAGAAGGCACTGTATCGTGCTAAATTGAAAGCGCAAAAGCAGGATAAACGTATTGATTCTCCTCTCGTAag GTACAATGAATCTGATCAACCAGTCTGTAGGGTTTGTGATATTGTCCTAAAATCTGATTCTGCTTGGGGTGCACATCAAATATCTGCTAAGCATCGCGag GCGATTAAAAATGTAAAAGCAAATGCTGCTGCAGCTAGTAAGGTTAACAATGTAAAGCCTGGTGGTTCTACAGAATCTGGTAAAATCAAACCTGTTGACTCAGTTAAAAGTCAAATCGAACCACCTCAACCTAAACCTCAGTCTGTACTTCCTTCTAATTTCTTTGATAAGCCTGACACAAAGAGGCAAAAGAATG AAATCAGTAATGCAAAGTTAATGGAGAATGATaaaaagaagaaggtggtgggTGGTGTTCAAGTTCAAGTTGCAAATGTGTCTAATGTGGAGAATAAAAGAGTTTCAGAGACCATAGATGCTGAGATTGAGGGCTCTGAGACACGAACTCTTCCGGAAGGTTTCTTTGATGATAAAGATGCTGATCTACGTGCACGTGGAATTACACCTGTTAAGCTAGATATCAA AGACGAGTATAAGGAGTTTGAGAAGTTGATCCAAGAGGACTTGAAGGAGGTAGACAATCGGCTAGAAGAAGAAGAG tATGACGCCGCTGAGATGATCGAAGAAGCCGAAACCGCAGAGCAAAG GAGTTGCAGGGAGAGAGTGGAATTATTCAAGAGGAAAAAATTGGAGCTTAAGGCCACAAAGTCAGGAAAGCAAAAGCAAAGTAAAGCTTCACAAGTGGTTGAGAAAGAAAGTAGTGTTGATGAGTCATCGAGTGACGTGGACAGTGATGATGACGTGGACTGGAGAGCTAAACATTTGTAG
- the LOC111918582 gene encoding putative F-box/LRR-repeat protein At5g02930, with protein sequence MFKNYRHTTQHRLSSPSILLLSNFFAIPHSPRIMHNNDLVGSVRKRKKSMDVEGGDDRLSSLTDDLIHEIFSFMSIKDAIRTCVLSSRWKFIWTSMPDFENLNDRLHLSKFISNVLSNRNKKIQVSSVSLLLGRTVKDDESVSRILSFAFSHNLQQLSVIRAPGDSIRFPYSFIVTPKWDLPALTTLHLHCVKLMSDDLFSKCTNLKSLILKECTLMEEMEVLSICHPRLSDLTLVSTPPDMELQEGVNVVAPQLKNLTIKWCRGEHLISAPGLTSLVIVGFHPCQSFTCTKPGFHSLEKVRLYFYDAGNADAHKIVSLLQQLHSVKLLTLNLQILQRLFSIEVRPRFRNVKRRMSKSTRFSSGMEVSPYKTCVLANAKIVKFVPSIQQSVYLEKVTTCTEIKKLR encoded by the exons ATGTTTAAAAACTATCGACATACGACTCAACACAGGCTGTCTTCCCCTTCAATATTGTTGCTCTCGAATTTTTTTGCAATCCCTCATTCTCCT CGAATAATGCATAACAATGATCTGGTGGGATCtgtaagaaaaagaaaaaaatcaatGGACGTAGAAGGAGGCGATGATAGACTAAGCAGCCTGACGGATGATCTTATCCATGAAATCTTTTCTTTTATGAGCATCAAAGATGCTATCAGAACCTGTGTTTTGTCGTCTAGATGGAAGTTTATCTGGACTTCAATGCCTGATTTTGAAAATCTCAATGATCGGCTCCACCTCTCCaaatttatttctaatgttttgtcTAACCGCAATAAAAAAATACAAGTTTCTTCAGTCAGTCTGTTACTTGGGAGAACAGTTAAGGACGATGAATCTGTCTCGAGAATTCTCAGCTTCGCATTCTCTCACAATCTCCAACAACTGAGTGTTATACGTGCGCCTGGGGATTCAATTAGATTCCCATATTCCTTTATTGTGACACCAAAGTGGGACCTCCCAGCTTTAACCACATTGCATCTTCACTGTGTCAAACTCATGTCTGATGACCTTTTCTCCAAGTGCACTAACTTGAAGAGCCTCATCTTAAAAGAATGCACATTAATGGAGGAGATGGAAGTTTTAAGTATCTGTCATCCTCGACTTTCTGATCTTACACTTGTATCTACACCCCCGGATATGGAATTACAGGAGGGTGTTAATGTGGTTGCACCTCAACTCAAGAATCTCACTATTAAATGGTGCCGAGGGGAACATCTGATTTCTGCACCTGGGCTTACCTCCTTGGTCATAGTAGGTTTTCATCCATGCCAGAGTTTTACTTGTACAAAACCAGGTTTCCATTCTTTGGAGAAGGTTCGTCTCTACTTCTATGATGCAGGGAATGCAGATGCTCATAAAATAGTTTCTCTGCTTCAACAGCTCCATAGTGTCAAGCTTCTTACACTTAACTTGCAGATTCTCCAG CGTCTTTTTTCAATAGAG GTGCGGCCCAGATTTAGGAATGTCAAACGGAGGATGAGTAAATCAACG CGTTTTTCTTCAGGCATGGAAGTAAGCCCATATAAAACTTGTGTGTTGGCTAATGCAAAGATAGTAAAGTTTGTACCAAGTATTCAACAAAGTGTATACTTGGAAAAAGTAACCACGTGTACTGAAATAAAAAAACTACGATGA